Genomic window (Vulpes lagopus strain Blue_001 chromosome 6, ASM1834538v1, whole genome shotgun sequence):
AACCTGATCTATTCAGGTTCTCGTCCTTCTAtttcaaaagacagaaaagagactgcagatagttaagcatctaactcttgatttcggctcaggtggtaatcAAGGGGTTGGGAGATGGAACCCActgtaggctccacactcagtagggactctgcttgagattctctctccctcccccttgcccctcccctcaccacacaccttttctctctttaaaataaataaatccagggggatccctgggtggcacagcggtttggcgcctgcctttggcccagggcacgatcctggggacccaggatcaagtcccacgtcgggctcctggtgcatggagcctgcttctccctctgcctgtgtctctgcctctctctctctcgctctctgtgtgactatcataaaataaataaataaataaataaataaataaataaataaataaataaataaaaataaatccaataaaaaaagagagactgcAAGAAATCCAAGGCACTTCTCTTATTCTAAGTAAATGCTACCTTTCTCATAAAAATGTGCTGTACTTTTACTATTGTAATTAATCATCATTTGAACACCTGCTAGATACCAAAAGTGTTACATAAGATGAAATGATTCACAGTCTGCCCACCAACCTCATTAACTCTCCAAGGTTGAATGCTTATGTCTTGCCTCGGCCCCAAATTTAACATGCTGGGCTCACAAATTACCAGTGAAAGAAATTACAACCTATTAGCAGGCTTAAAAATCACAGTCCTTTAAGCGGAAGCAAAAACAAGGAATTTTTTCATCCACAGAGTTTTCAATCCATTATCATACTCAAAGGACATAAAAATCCTGCCCAATCTATCAAATACATATTGATACatcattaattgattttaaaaaggcaCACTGTAATAATTGGTCACTCCCCAATGATTTCTTTTAGAAAGATGAATTAAATGTTTACAGAGGTTCCCAAAGTACTTACACTCTACTTGCTCCAAAATCACatttaagaaattcatttttttttttttacaaatatttagtgCCTACCCATACTGGACACCACTTCAGGTGGTAGGATTAGAACCGTGAATAAGAGAGGAGGAGCCTCTGCTCTCATGGTGTTTATACTTGAAAGGAGGAAGGTATAAGTAAATTGACAAAATGATCTCAGAGAATGACGAGAGCAATGAAGGATGACAAGATAATAACGTGGTCAGGAAAATGCTCTCTGTAGCGGGGGATCTTCTGAGCCACAACCTGCGTAATGAGAAACAGCCAGCCCCACTACAGCAAAATTATGACAATGAAACTGAAGACACAGGATCTCCAATCCAATTCCTGTACCACTGGAATAAACCTCCCTAGAGATGCTAAAATATGTCTTTCCCTTCAACACTGTCAGTCAATGTTGGACACTCCTGGCCATTTggctcagaaagaaagaaatgttagaaTAAATAATCACACTGCAAAGTACAAAAGACAATGGAACTCTAGATAATGAATCTGGAAGAATTTAAATGGCTATCAATTCATGCATCTGGGTCCAGGAATCAGGAAAAAAGGCAATTGACAATTGTCCGGTGGTAACCTGGCCGCTTCACCTGACAAGACTACCAAAAAGACTACCAAAAAGGTAACCTGGCCGCTTCACCTGACAAGACTACCAAAAACCTCACTGAGAAGTTCAGAGAAAGCAGTCTTCCAATGCTGCAGGGAACATAATGTCTTCAGGAGGGGTGAAGGAGGAAAACAGCCTGAGATCCCGCCAAACAGGTCCTTCCTTCCTGAAGGGGTGCCAAGGTCTTTCCATGACGcagcctccagctcctcctgcctccccccattTCCCCATGTTCTGCATTAAGTTTAGAAGTTAGTCCCCATTTGGACatatagcaaataaaaagaaaatacatgaaagaaggAAAGTTTTAATGTGGGAATATTTTCGGTTTTCAGAAATCCAAGAAATTATGCAAAATCAACCAGttctaaaagaaacagaaagagaaatctagAGTGACAATTTAGAAAATGAGACTGTCCCAAAAATCAGAAactataatgaatttttttatggTCTTACcctgataaatattttctatcctAAAGAGGCAGTGTAGATTTCAAGAGTCAGCCTTGGCTTAAACCTAATTCAGTCACTCACTTAacatcttctttggtaaaatccTCACTGTTCTTTCCCCTACAGCTTTATTAACATATAACTGTCATACAATAACATGCACATACTTAAAAGTGTACTATTTGATAGCTTGGGTGTAAGTAGATAACTCtgaaactatcaccacaatcaaaataataaatatagtcaTCTCCCTCAAAAGCTTCCTTGTGCTTCCTTTGTAATCCATTCCCTCCCACACCTCCATCTTCCATTCCCAAGCAACCACTGGTCTGCTTCCAATCACTACAAACtcgttttcattttctagaattctGCATGAATGTTATCATATGGTATGCACTCCTATTTGTCTGGCATCTTTCACTCAATATAAATTGGGTTGAGATTTGTCCATGTTGCACATACAAATACTTCTTCACTTTTTATTAGTATTAAGTAGTATTCTATAGTATGGGTACACAATTCATTAATCACTCATCTgttcaacagacacatgaaaagattctaacatcactaatcatgaggtaaatgcaaatcaaaaccacaatgaggcatctatcaccttacaccagtcagaatgtttattatcaaaaagacaagaaataacaagtattgaggGTGTGAAGAAAAGGGTACCCTCatacactggtggtgggaatataaattggtgcagccactgtgggaaacagtatggaggttccgtaaagaattaaaaagagaaataccatacaatccagtaattccaccactgaGTGAGTaacccccaaaatgaaaatacagaaagatacaggcactcctatgttcactgcagcattatttacaatagccaagatatggaagcaacctgagtcCACTGATAAAGAAGTGgtctgtaaacacacacacacaatggaataccttgctatttgcaacaacatagatagacctagaggatattatgctaagtgaaataagtcagaccaagaaaaataccatatgatttcacttatatatgcaatcaaaaaacaaaacaacaaacatacaaacaaaactagactcataaatatagagaactggtggttgccagaagggagggggctgcggggatgggcaaaataggtgaagagaattaagggtacaaacttctagttataaaataaagtcatggggaacaaaagtacagcatagagagtataataatattataatatcatATGATGACAGACAGTAAGTGTACTTATCGTGGTGAACATTACATAATGTACAGaattatcaaatcactatgttgtaacctgaaactaatataacattgtatgtcaattatatttcaataaaaaattttttaattcaactgTTGACCAACATTTGAGTAGTTTCtagttttattacaaataaagcagCTATGGACATCCAAATCTAAGTCTTTGTacaaaagaatttcatttctgtTGGTAAATACTTAAGGGTAACTAGTTCACATGGTGGGTATATGTTTAACATTCCAAGAAACTATCAAACTGTTCTCCAATGTGACTATACCATGTTATATTCCTCACAGtggtgtatgagagttccagttgctccttTTCCTCACTAACATTTGATATGGTTGATCTTTTTAATTTAGCCTTTccaatgaatttttgttttaatttgcatttccttgatgactaatgattttgagcatcttttcatgagctaTTTTCCATTGAAAATATACAAATCTGGTCCCATTTTTAAATCGGTATTATTCTCAAATTAAGGGGTTTTTTAATAAGTTCATGTTACAAGCCTGTTGTCTGACTTAATGTTGAGAATATTTCCTCCCAATCTAtgacttgatttttcattttcttaagtctTTTGAAGAGAAACAATTCCTTTAataaagtttgattttttaatagtTGGTGCTTTCTGTGTCCTATCTAAATAATATTTGCTGAACCCAATGTCACTACCgttttcttctgtgttcttaTATAAGTTTTACAGTTAAACTTGTCTGCTGAGATCTATGATCTATTTTAGGCtagtttttgtgtatgttttaaggGTCAATGCTCATATTTCTGCATTTCGCTATTTAATTGTTCAAGTACTTCTTCTGAAAAGATTATTTCCCCATCAAGTTGCCTTTGCCTTGGtatctctgtcaaaaaaaaaaatcacccagtcATACACATATAGATCTATTTCTAGATTCTCTTCCATTCCACTGATCTAAAGAACTCTCTTTACTGCAATATCACATTATCTTGACTATGgtagcatttttaaaagtcttaaaatcagaGACTATATGTCTttcaatttgttatttttcaaaattactatTAAATAAGTCTAGTCTTTTCCATGTCCTATATAAGTTTTAGAATCGGTTTATCAATTTCTACAACAAAGTTTGCTGAGATTTTGAGTAGGATTGCAATAAATCTATTGAACAATTGGGGTCTTAACAATGTTGAATCTTCCCATTCACGAATGCAATATCtctctccatttgtttatttcagaaatattttgtcatttttcagtGAACAAGTTTTGCATCTCTTTAATCAAATTTAcactattttagatatttttatgctcttataaatggtatttttttctacttcagtcCACTATTAgtacatagaaatacaattgacttttgtatattagtTTAGATCCTGCAACCTAGTAAAATTCACTTGTTAGATCTAGTAGCCCTTTTATAAATGTCTTAGAATTTTCTACAATCATACAGAAGTAAAATACATGGCCAATCTGTGATGCTTATGCAGAACTGTTTAAGAACACCTCTTAAAAGAGGTTTTTAAGAATTCTTGGAAAGATTCATTCACCATAGTGTGACTTCAGTGAGTGGAGCTTATATTTACTCAGTAATACTGGCTGCAAacacagttttacttcttcctttgtaatctttatgtattttttaaactgccTAAAGCACTGAATGGGACCTCCAACACActgttgaatagaagtgacaaAACAGACATCCTTGCCACTTCTGATCTTAGGGGAGTATCATTCATTTTTTCACCATTAAGATGCTCCCTACAGGTTTTTCACAGATGTCTTTCATTAGGCTGAGTAAGTTCCATTCTATTACtaatttgttgagggtttttatcataaatggatatttaattttgtcaaatcctttttctaTTCTTATATGATCATACTAatctcttttattctattaatatgaagAATTGcactgattgatttttaaatgtttaaccaATCTTGCATCCTGGTTATAAACCCCATTTGGTCATAATGTACTCCCCACCTGCTATCTTGGTGAAttaaaatttgctaaaatttaagaatttttctatCTATGTTCACAAGGGGCattggtctgtagttttattttcttgtaatgttttcaTCAGGTTTTGGCATATTGTCATGGAATGAGTTGGGAtgtgttttcttctctattttctgtaATAGGTTGTATAGAGTTGGcactatttatttcttaaatatatttatgacagAATTCCAGTAAATCCATCTTGAGACTTCAAGTCTCCATTGtggaaagttaaatttaaatacttaataaagctattaaaattgtTTGAATAAGTATAGGTAGTTCGAATCTTTCAAGAAAtttatttcatctaaattgtGGAATTAAGGGGGCCGGCTGACGGTAATAGAGCTGAGTGGCTGTTCACAGAGCAAGTGAAGATGAATGCCAGAGGACTTGGATCTCAGCTGAAGGAAAGTATTCCAGTTACTGAACTTTTAACAAGTGGACCTTTTGAACAGCATGATCTTCTTCGAAAAGGTCTCCCTTGtgtgaaaaatgaacttttgccCAGTCATCCTCCTGAattgtcagaaaaaaatttccagctcaaccaagataaaatgaatttttctacaCTAAGAAACATCCAGGGTCTGTTTGCTCCACTAAAATTACAAATGGAATTCAAGGCAGTGCAGCATGTTCAgtgtcttccatttcttccaagCTCAAACCTTTCATTGGATATTTTAAGGGGTAATGATGAGACTACtggatttaaagatattttttttaatttttatttatttatgatagtcacacagagagagagagagagaggcagagacataggcagagggagaagcaggctccatgcaccgggagcccgatgtgggattcgatcccgggtctccaggatcgcgccctgggccaaaggcaggtgccaaaccactgcgccacccagggatccctgaagataTTCTTAATGACCCATCACAAAGTGAACTAATGGGATAACCACACTTGATGGTGAAATATAAACTCGGCTTACTGTAATTTGTTGTGCTGTTCATAAAAATAGAGGGGCTGCATGTTGTTTATAGTCGTCTTTTTACTATAATTTGATGTATACAACATTAAAAGTACTGACACATGAAATAAATTGTGGAATTGACAttgaattattcataatattctctttttaacgTCTGTAGGATCTATgatcatgttctctctttcctaATACTgtaattttgccttctttttttgaTCATTCTAGCTTGAGGTTCATTAATTCTATTGttttctccacctcccccccagAGAACCAGCTTTTCATTGATGTTTCtctattgtttctcttttccacatCACGGACTTCCTTCTTTACCATTTCCTTCTTTGCTTATAGCTCAACTTGCTCTTCCTTTTAGCTTCAGGTGGAAACTTAGGTCTTGAGATCTTTTTCTGATTTAACTGTTTCATGCTGTGAATTACTGTTTAAGAACTTCTTTAGCTGTAGCCCACCCACCTCCTTGGGTTTTTATGTAGatttaactaaatatatatagtcaatcaggaaagaaatatttaactGCCTAGTCCATGTCAGACAGTGTGCTTGGTATCAGGAATATACCACATTAAACTAAGTCCCTTTTCTCATCAAGCTTAGAAGGTAATACTGAAAAAATTGGTACAAAAATCAAAGTTGTTATCTTTTCGATACTTAGAAAGTACGTTAAGCCAGAAAGCATTAACTTTTATtctaatgataaatatattttcggttttttgtctctcatgaactaGCAAAAAGtcactaggtttttttttttaagttcagcgATTTATAATTCCAATTGCACCACATCAATTTATTGTGAAGTAAAATCAAATATTCTACTGGTAAATGTCTGAATATACTGCACActtcaaaatactaaaaagtaTTTCTGTAATTCTAAACGTGTAAACCACTTTTAGATCTataaagaatcatttttaaagcaaGCATTCTATACACTTTCAATATTTTCCTAACAagacttttcttaaaaattaatgaaatactcTACTCAATCTATCCTATCCTCAGTTTCAAATTacccaaaacttaaaaatacccAGAACTTTTTACAAAaaactctgctcctccccccaatcaaatataaatgaatggCAAATCACGGGTTTCAAGGTCTTTTAAATGCTGATCTAGCCTACCAAATGTTCACTTTTTCAAAAACATCAACATGTATTATTTAAACATCTCAGTATAATTAATTTGGACAAttgtagatatagatatttaatatacatttaaatctttGTTCATCCAGTGGAACCATAAGCAGCTCTACACACCTCCACCAAGTCAGGTTATCTGGATCTTCCTACAGTATACTTTCAGTCCTAATCTCTTGGTCTTCATTTAGGCCACAGGTTTTCAACTTTGCACAtttggaatcacctgggagcttgaaAGTACTGACTTTAGGGTCCCACAGCCAGAGActcttagtttttaaaagcagagattttcaaaagcaccccccccgccccgcccccaaccATGTGATTCAGTGGTGCAGACCAGGGGTAAGAAGGACCAGTCTAGGTTATCTCCAGGAAGTCATGCTTCTAATAGCCACTGGCCATTCTGTACCACCATACTCAGAACTTCTGTTTCCTCCAGAGTTTTCCCCACCTAACTCCTAATCAAACACTAATTCAGTACTTCCATTTGGATTCCTAGGCTCACACCTATTTCTATTTAGAAATTCACAGGATAAAATTGtctctaggggcacctaggtggctcagtcatttgggcatctgtcttcagctcaggtcatgatcctggagtaccaggatagagccccatatggggctcccttctcagcagggagtctgcttctccctctgcccctcaccccatttgtgctcttgctcactctcaaataaataaaatcttttttttaaagattttatttatttattcatgagagacacagagagagagagaggcagagacacaggcagagggagaagcaggctccaggcagggagtccgatgtgggactcgattttgggtctccaggatcacaccctgggccgaaaggcgagcgccaaactgctgagccaccagggctgcccaaaatcttttctttttttttaaagcccctaTTTTAGCCATTCCTCTCCAATCCACTTCTGAATTTCATTAAATTCAGCtgaagaaaaattaactcaatagAATTTGAAATGATTAAATAGTCATAGTCATCATGTTTTCTACTTAAAAGATAGTTCTCCAAGCCATCTGTAATTTTACAGAATATATGGTAATATTACCAGTTCCTCAAAGTAtacaataaatattgaaataagtGTTCATTAGTATCCACCTGATTCCACCACGTGTTAATTTCAAATAGGTTTTCAATACTGATTCACATTCTGGACTCAAAACCAACATCCTCCTACTTAAACCATTAAACTCCAGAGTCTTCAAACAAGCCCACTCCACTTTGCCAAACCAGACCACTTCATTATAATTATCATTTCATCATGTAAAAGTGGAAAGG
Coding sequences:
- the LOC121492927 gene encoding proteasome maturation protein-like, which produces MNARGLGSQLKESIPVTELLTSGPFEQHDLLRKGLPCVKNELLPSHPPELSEKNFQLNQDKMNFSTLRNIQGLFAPLKLQMEFKAVQHVQCLPFLPSSNLSLDILRGNDETTGFEDILNDPSQSELMG